A region of the Amycolatopsis sp. cg13 genome:
TCTCCCGGGCGAACGAAATCAGGCTCCCGGCCGGTTCGACCCCGGTCACGCTGGCGCCGCGCTCGGCGAGCATCCGGCTGAAGTACCCGTTGCCGCAGCCCGCGTCCAGCACCCGCCGGCCGCGCACGTCGCCGAGAAGCCGGAGGAGGACGGGGTTGACCAGATGCTCTTTGGAGAAGTCGCCGTTGGCGGCGGTCGCTTCCATCGATTCCCGGCTGCTGCCGGCGTCCCACTGCTGGATGGCGGCTTCGTTCGTCCATGCGGAGGTCATTGGATCGAGCCTAGGGCGGGTGTCCCGGGGTTTTCTGGAAGCTCCTGGCGGATTGACGCGCGGCCGATCCCGGGTGTAGGCATGTAAGCACCTGCTTACAAAGGGATCCGGGGAGTCGTTGGCATGACCACCACGCACACCGAACCGCTCGCCTATCCGTTCAACGAGGAGGCGGGCCTCGCGCTCAACGAGGCCTACACCGCCGCTCGCGAGAACGCCGGGATGATTCGCGTCCAGATGCCGCACGGCGAGGCCGCCTGGCTCGCGACCCGCTACGCCGACGCCCGCCTGGTGCTCGGCGACCGGCGGTTCTCCCGGGCGCTGGCGCAGGACAGCGACGAGCCGCGGATGTCGGAGTACCGGCGTCCGGGCGGCATCCTGTCGATGGACCCGCCGGATCACACGCGGTTGCGGACGCTCGTTGCGAAGGCGTTCACGGCGCGGCGCGTCGAGGAATTGCGCCCGAGGGTCGCGCGGCTGGCTGACGAGTTGATCGCGGAGCTGCGGGAGCACGGGCAACCGGCTGATCTCGTTGATCTGTATGCGTTGCCGATTCCGGTCGCGGTGATTTGCGAGTTGCTCGGGGTTCCTGTGGGGGATCGGCCGCAGTTCCGGGAGTGGAGCGACGCGGCGTTGTCGACCACGCGGCTTACGCCGGAGGAGTCGGAGCGCAGCCGGGAGGAACTGCGGGCGTACATGGCCGGTCTGATCGCCGAGCATCGCGCGCGGCCGCAGGACGATCTGATGACCGCGCTCATCGAGGCGCGGGATGTCCGGGATCGGCTTACCGAGCTGGAATTGGTCGATCTGTGCGTCGGGATTCTGGTCGCCGGGCACGAAACGACCGCCAGCCAGATTCCTAACTTCGTGTACGCGCTGCTGGATCAGCATGAGCACTGGGAGCGGTTGTGCGCCGACCCGTCGCTCATCCCGACGGCGGTGGAGGAGTTGCTTCGCTTCGTGCCGCTCGGGGCTGGAGCCGGGTTCGCCCGGTACGCGACGGAGGACGTCGAGGTCGGCGATGTCCTGGTGCGCCAAGGGGAACCGGTGCTGGTGGCGATCGGTGCGGCCAACCGCGACCGGCTGCAGTTCGGGACCGCGGATCAGCTCGTTCTGGATCGCGGGGACAACCACCATCTCGGGTTCGGGCACGGGGTGCACCATTGCCTTGGCGCCCCGCTCGCGCGGCTGGAACTGCAGGAGGCGCTGCGGGCGCTGACCCGGGAGTTGCCGGGGCTGCGGCTGGCCGGGGATATTGAGTGGAAGACGCAGATGCTGGTCCGCGGGCCGCGGTCGATGCCGGTGGGATGGTGACGATGAGCTGGACGGTCGAGGTCGACGGGGGCGTGTGCATCGGGAGCGGGATGTGCGCGTCGCTGATGCCGGAGGTGTTCGAGCTGGACGGGGCCACCGCGCGTGCCGTCTCCGGGACTGTCGGACCGGACGAAACGGTGCTGGATGCGGCGGATTCTTGTCCGGCCATGGCGATCACCGTGCGGGACGGCGCCGAGGTCGTCGGCCCGCGCCCCTAGCTTCGGACTGCGGTCGGTACGTGAGGGGAACCCTGAGGGAATCAGATTCCCTCAGGGTTCCCCTCACGACCCTCCGCCGCACCAGGCTCACGAGCCGAACACACCGTCCTCGGTGACCACCGCGGTGATGAGCGCCGCGGGAGTGACGTCGAAGGCCGGGTTGAACACCGCTGATCCCTCCGGGGCGATCGTGGCTCCGCCGAACTTCGTCAGTTCCGCGGCCGCGCGTTCCTCGATGGCGATGTCGGCACCGGCAGCGATGGTTTTGTCCACAGTGGACGTTGGGGCGACGACCACGAACGGAACTCCGTGGTGCGCGGCGACGATGGCCAGGCTGTAGGTGCCGATTTTGTTGGCCACGTCGCCGTTCGCCGCGATCCGGTCCGCGCCGACGAGCACACAGTCCACGAGACCGCGCGCCATCGCCGCGGCTGCCGCGCCGTCCGGCTGCACGCGATACGGCACCCCGGCCTGTTCGAGTTCCCAAGCGGTGAGCCGGGATCCCTGCAGCAACGGCCGGGTCTCGTCGACCAGCACCGATTCCACCAGGCCCCGCTCGTGCAGGTGCCAGACGACGCCGAGCGCCGTGCCCCACGAGACGGTCGCCAGGTGGCCGGTGTTGCAGTGGCTGAGAAACCGCAACGGCCTGCGTGGGCACGCATCCAGCACCACTTCCGCCGCGTGCGCCGACGCGGTGCGGTTGCGCTGCTCGTCTTCATCGAGCATCGCCCGCGCCTCGGTCAGCACCGCGTCGGCCCCATTCGGCAACTGTGCCAGCGCCCGGGAAACGCCCCAGGCCAGGTTGACCGCTGTCGGCCGGGCATGCGCGATCCGGTCCGCTTCCGCCCGTACATCCCCGCCTTGGTAAGCCGCCAGTGCGACTCCCAATGCGCCAGCCGCTCCCAGCGCCGGTGCTCCGCGGACAGCCAGCCGCTGGATCGCGTCGACCAGTTCGGTCACCGTGCGCAGAGTAAGCGTGCGGTATTCGCCGGGAAGTGCGACCTGGTCCACGATCACGATCGCCCCGTCGGCCCAGTCGATGGTCCTGCGCATGCGTCCTCCCGCTCCGGAAATCCCGTGGCGGCCAGCCGCGTGCGTGAGCGACGATCCGCCTCGTGACCATTGAACGGCAGAACCCGCCCTCCCTGCATCCGACTCCCGGCTATCACCACGTGACCACCGTCGACGCGCGCCGCACCCTGCACCTCGCCGGTCAGTGCCCGCTGACGCCCGACGGCCAGGTCGTTCCCGGCGACGTCCTCGCGCAGGTGGACCAGGTCGTCGCGAACACCGAGGTCGCGCTGGCGCACGCCGGAGCGACTCCCGAGGACGTGGTGCGGACGGTGATCTACGTGGCGACCTCCGACCAGCCGACCCTCGCCGCCGTCTGGGAGCGGTTCGTGAAATCTCCGATCGCGGCGGCGTTCACCACCGCGAGCACGCTG
Encoded here:
- the mtnA gene encoding S-methyl-5-thioribose-1-phosphate isomerase; amino-acid sequence: MRRTIDWADGAIVIVDQVALPGEYRTLTLRTVTELVDAIQRLAVRGAPALGAAGALGVALAAYQGGDVRAEADRIAHARPTAVNLAWGVSRALAQLPNGADAVLTEARAMLDEDEQRNRTASAHAAEVVLDACPRRPLRFLSHCNTGHLATVSWGTALGVVWHLHERGLVESVLVDETRPLLQGSRLTAWELEQAGVPYRVQPDGAAAAAMARGLVDCVLVGADRIAANGDVANKIGTYSLAIVAAHHGVPFVVVAPTSTVDKTIAAGADIAIEERAAAELTKFGGATIAPEGSAVFNPAFDVTPAALITAVVTEDGVFGS
- a CDS encoding ferredoxin gives rise to the protein MSWTVEVDGGVCIGSGMCASLMPEVFELDGATARAVSGTVGPDETVLDAADSCPAMAITVRDGAEVVGPRP
- a CDS encoding RidA family protein, translating into MTIERQNPPSLHPTPGYHHVTTVDARRTLHLAGQCPLTPDGQVVPGDVLAQVDQVVANTEVALAHAGATPEDVVRTVIYVATSDQPTLAAVWERFVKSPIAAAFTTASTLVGVACLGYRGQLVELDVTAALA
- a CDS encoding cytochrome P450; this translates as MTTTHTEPLAYPFNEEAGLALNEAYTAARENAGMIRVQMPHGEAAWLATRYADARLVLGDRRFSRALAQDSDEPRMSEYRRPGGILSMDPPDHTRLRTLVAKAFTARRVEELRPRVARLADELIAELREHGQPADLVDLYALPIPVAVICELLGVPVGDRPQFREWSDAALSTTRLTPEESERSREELRAYMAGLIAEHRARPQDDLMTALIEARDVRDRLTELELVDLCVGILVAGHETTASQIPNFVYALLDQHEHWERLCADPSLIPTAVEELLRFVPLGAGAGFARYATEDVEVGDVLVRQGEPVLVAIGAANRDRLQFGTADQLVLDRGDNHHLGFGHGVHHCLGAPLARLELQEALRALTRELPGLRLAGDIEWKTQMLVRGPRSMPVGW